The following is a genomic window from Geoalkalibacter halelectricus.
TGGCGCCAGGGATGGCGCCAGTCAAACGCCCATGGACGGCGAAAAGCGCCCCTTGTCATGGGGGTTGCGACCCCATGCTGAATAGTTACTTTTTATTTCCAAATTCCAGACGGGTTGATCGCTGTTCGGAATTTTCCAGCCCATCCAGACTGGGAGGCTGTCATGATTATCAGTCGGCAAAAGGACAAGGCCGAGCTTCTGCACCATCTGGAAGGAAAGCACAAGCTGTTTCTGGTGGGCTGTGCCGCGTGCGCCACGGCGTGCAAGGCCGGCGGTGAGGAGGAGATCTTCCAGATGCAGGATTGGCTGGCCGCGCATGACCGCGAGGTGACGGGCAGCGTGGTGATTCAGGAAGCCTGTCACATCATGCGTGTCGCCCGAGATCTGCGGCAGCATCGAACGGCCGTGCAGGAGGCAGATGCGTTGCTGGTCCTGACCTGTGGCGCGGGCGTGCAATCACTTTCTGCCAATACCGAAAAGCGGGTCATCGGCGCCCTGGATTCCCTGTTCCTCGGCAATGTGCGGCGTCTCGGGCAATACGAGGAAAAATGCTCGCTGTGCGGTGACTGCATCCTGAATGAAACTGCCGGGATCTGCCCCGTCACCAATTGCGCGAAAAGCCTCCTCAATGGTCCTTGCGGCGGGATGGAAGACGGGCGCTGCGAAGCCGATCGCGATAACGACTGCGCCTGGCTGCTGATTTATGAACGCCTCACGCGCCAAGGCCGCCAGGGGGTGTTCGCGCGGGTTGTGCCCAATAAAGATTGGGGACGGCGCCACCAGCCGGGCCGGCATCGGTTATAGGCGATCATCATGTCGCATTTTTCCGAACGGTTGGCGGGCGGCGAATTCGTCGTCACCGCTGAAATTGCCCCGCCCAAGGGCGTGGCTTTGGATCTCGCCCTCGGCCAGGCTGATGCCCTGCCCGCCGAAGTCGTTGCGGTCAATGTCACCGACAACCAGAGCGCCAACATGCGCATGGCGCCCCTGGCCCTCGCGGCACTGCTGCGGCAGCGCGGCGTGGAGCCCATCCTGCAGATGACCTGTCGCGACCGCAACCGCATGGCCCTGCAGGCCGATCTGCTCGCCGCCGCCGCATTGGGAATAGAAAACCTGCTGCTGCTCTCCGGAGACCATCCGCGTTTCGGCGATCATCCCCAGGCCCGTCCTGTTTTCGACCTCGACTCGGTGCAATTGCTGCAGGCGGTTCAGGCGTTGATGGCGGGCCGGGATCTTGCCGGGCGCGCCTTGACGAGCGCGCCGGTTTTTTGCCCCGGCGCCGCGGTCACGCCCGAAGCCGAGCCCTTCGACTTGATGTTCCAGAAGGTGCAAAAGAAGGCGGCTGCCGGGGCTCGGTTCTTTCAGACCCAGGCGGTGTTTTCTGAAGAGGCCCTGGCGCGGTTCATGGAGCATGTGCGCCCCTTGGGCGTGCCGGTGGTGATGGGCGTGCTGCTGCTGAAAAACGCGCGCATGGCCCGCTTTCTCAACGAACACATCCCCGGGGTGCGCGTTCCGTCTGATCTGATCAATCGTCTGGCCCTAGCCGAGGATCCGCTGCGGGAAGGGGTCGAGATCGCCCGCGGGCTTGTCGCTACGGCGCGCCGCCATTGTCAGGGGGTGCATTTGATGACCCTTGGTTGCGAAGATAGGATTTCCGAAATTCTTTGCTAAGCTTGTGTCCATCTGAAACTGTCCGATGGTTGGATGCCGTCGCGGAGGTTCCTTATGCTCAAACGAACCGCGCTTTATTCGGTGCATCGCGAGCTTGGTGCACGCATGGTGGAATTCGGCGGCTGGGAGATGCCGGTTCAGTACCGTGGCGTCATCGAGGAACATCTTGCGGTGCGCCATGCCGCCGGGCTGTTCGATGTCTCCCATATGGGTGAGATCGAGGTCCAGGGCCGCGACGCCTTGGCGTTTTTGCAGGAATTGACCATTAACGACGTCGCGCGCCTCGCCAATGGGCAGGCTCAATACACCGCCATGTGTTACCCCGACGGTGGAGTGGTTGACGATTTGCTGCTCTATCGGTTTGACGCCGAGCACTACCTGCTGTGCGTCAACGCAGCCAATACCGAAAAAGACTTCGCCTGGATCGAGCAAGTTCTGGAAGACAGCCAACTTTCCGCGGTCACCTGCCGCAACGTCAGCGCCGATTTTGCCCAGCTTGCCTTGCAGGGGCCCGGTGCCGCACTCATCCTTTCACGCTTGACCGACACCGATCTGAGCCGCATCGCCGGCTACCACTTCTACGAAGGTCTGGTGGCTCAAGTGCCGACGCTTATCTCGCGAACCGGCTACACGGGTGAGGATGGGTTTGAACTCTACTCTCATCCCGAGTCGGCCGAAACCCTTTGGAACCACCTGCTCGCCGCCGGCCGCGAGGATGGCCTGGTGCCGGTCGGTTTGGGTGCGCGCGACACCTTGCGGCTGGAAATGAAATATCCCCTCTACGGTCATGAGCTCAGCCCCGAGATCTCGCCCCTGGAAGCGGGCCTGGGTTGGATCACGCGCCTGGAAAAGTCCAGTTTCATCGGCCGACAGGCTCTGCTGCGGCAAAAAGAACAAGGAATCGCGCGCTGTCTGGTCGGGCTGCGGCTCACCGATGCGGGCGTGCCTCGCGCCGGTTATCCGGTCTATCACGGCGGGGAGCCCATCGGGATCGTGACCAGCGGGACGCTCTCCCCGAGTCTTCGCCAGGGCATTGCCATTGCTCTGGTGCGCAGCGATGTGCGCCGGCCCGGCACTTTGCTTGAAATCGGCATTCGCCGGCGCCGGGTGGCGGCGGAAATCGTTAAAACCCCCTTTGTCGCAAGGTAATTTAATTTTCCTGTGCGGGGCGGCAGGTGCCCTTCATGTCCCGCACGTACGGCGTTCTCGCCCTCATTTTTAATTATTTAAGGAGGCTGCAACATGGAATTCCCCGAGGATCTCAAGTACACCGAAGAGCACGAATGGGTTCTGGTCGAGGATGAACTGGTGACCGTGGGCATCACGGATTTCGCTCAGGATTCCCTTGGAGACGTGGTGTTCGTCGAACTGCCGGAGGTCGGCGTCAAAGTCGAGGCGGGCAAGGCCTTCGGGGTGGTCGAATCGGTCAAGGCGGTGTCCGACATCTATTCGCCGGTGACCGGTGAGGTGGTGGAAGTCAACGAGGAACTGCCGGAAACACCGGAAATTCTCAACACCTCTCCTTACGAGGACGGCTGGATGGTCAAGATTCGCTTGAGCGACCCCGGTGAGCTTGACGAGTTGCTCGATGCGGAGAGCTACCGCGAGTTCATTGAGGAACTATAGCCCGGCCGACACCTTGGCTTGGTGGGCCGCAGGGAGGCCGTTTGTTGGTGAAGTTGCGCGGATTTGATCCGCTGGAGATGGCTTATGCGCTATATTCCGCACACCGAAGAGGATGTTCGGCACATGCTGGCGGCGATCGGGGCAGGTTCGGTCGAAGAGCTGTTTTGCGAAATTCCGTCCGCGGCGCGCCTTAAGCGGCCGCTGCAGTTGCCGGCGGCGCGCAGCGAATCCGAACTGCTCGCCGAGCTTGCCGAACTGGCGCTGCGCAACGCCACCGCCGAAACCCATCGCATGTTTCTCGGCGGCGGCGCCTACAACCACTTCATACCGGCGGCCGTCGATCACCTCATCTCGCGTAGCGAATTCTACACCGCCTACACACCCTATCAGCCCGAAATCAGTCAGGGAACCCTGCAGGCCATCTTCGAATTCCAGACCCTGATCTGCCAGTTGACCGGCATGGATGTGGCCAACGCCTCCATGTACGACGGTGCTTCGGCCTGCGCCGAGGCAGTGCTGATGGCCGCCCGCGCCACCAAACGTGCGCGGGTGCTGCTGGCGCGCTCCCTGCACCCCGATTATCGGGCGACCGTGGCCACCTATTGCCGCTACCTTGACCTGGAATTGGTCGAGATCGATTTCGACGCCTCGGGTCGCACCGATCCGGATCGACTGCAAGCCGAACTCGATGAGCGCTGTGCCGCCCTGGTGCTCGGCTACCCCAATTTTTTCGGTGTCATCGAGGATCTGGGAACTGCGGCGCGTCTTGCCTCCGGCCACGGGGCACGTCTCATCGCCGCCGTGCAGGAGCCTCTGGCGCTGGGGCTTTTAAAGCCCCCGGCGGAACTCGGCGCCGATATCGTGGTGGGCGAGGGGCAAAGTTTCGGCCTGCCCCTGGCCTTCGGCGGCCCCTATCTGGGCTTTTTCGCCGCGCGTTCCCAGGATCTGCGCAACCTGCCGGGGCGCCTGGTGGGCGAGACCCTGGACGTCAACGGGCGGCGCGGCTTCGTTTTGACCCTGGCAACGCGCGAGCAGCACATCCGGCGAGAAAAAGCCACTTCCAACATCTGCTCCAACCAAGGACTGTGCGCCCTGGCCGCCACCATCTATCTCGCCCTGCTCGGTCGCCGCGGGTTGCGTGAAACGGCCGAGCACAATCTGGCCAAGGCCGCCTATGCGCGCAAGCAGATTGCTGCCTTGTCCGGGTTTACCATTCCTTTTAGCGGGGAGGTTTTCAACGAGTTCGTGGTGGAGGGACCGAAAAAGGCCGCGGATGTGCTGCGTCGGGTGCAGGAGCAGGGCATTCTGGGCGGCATTCCCCTGGTGCGCTGGTATCCGGATATGCCCCAGCGCTTTCTAGTGTGCGTGACCGAGCAGAACCGGCGGGACGATATCGACGCGCTCTGCGCGGCCCTGGCCGGAGGTGCCCTATGACCCAGGTTGGAACCAGCGGCTTGCAGCTCAACGAAAAGCTGTTGTTCGAGCACTCGGACAAGGGGCGCAAGGGCTATAGCCTGCCCGCTCTGGACGTGCCGGCCGCGCAATTGCCCGCCGAATTGGTGCGCACGGACATCCGCGGCTTCCCCGAACTCTCGGAGCTTGACGTGGTGCGCCACTTCACCCGCCTCTCCACCTGGAATTACGGCGTCGACTCCGGGTTCTACCCCCTGGGCAGCTGCACCATGAAATACAACCCCAAGGTCAACGAGGTGGCCTGTCGTCTGCCGGGATTCGCCGGACTGCATCCCCATGCCCCCGAGGATCTGAGTCAGGGGGCGCTGGAACTCATGTATCAGTTGCAGCAGGATCTGGCCGAAACTTCCGGCCTTCCCGCGGTTACCCTGCAGCCCGGCGCCGGCGCCCATGGCGAGTTGGCCGGCATGCTCATGATTCGCGCCTGGCACGAAGCACGCGGCAGCCGCCGCGGCAAAGTCCTGATTCCCGATACCGCCCACGGCACCAATCCGGCCACGGCGGCCCTGTGCGGCTATCAGGTGATCCCGGTGTCCAGCGAAGGGGTGCTGCGCGCCGCGGCGGTGGCGGAATTGATGGATGAGGACGTTGCCGCCTTGATGATCACCAATCCCAACACCCTTGGGTTGTTCGAGAGCGAGATCACTGAAATCTGCCGCATCGTGCATGAACGCGGCGGCCTGGTCTATTGCGATGGCGCCAACCTCAACGCCCTGATGGGGATTTCGCGCCCCGGAGACCTGGGCATCGACGTCATGCACTTCAACCTGCACAAGACCTTCGCCACGCCCCACGGTGGTGGGGGACCCGGGGCCGGGCCGGTGGGGGTTACGGCCGAGCTTGCGCCGTTTCTGCCGGTGCCGGTCGTGGTGCGCGACGAAGAAGGGATTCGCCTGGATTTCGAGCGGCCCCAAAGCATCGGGACGCTCAAAGGCTTTTATGGGCATTTCGGGGTGCTGGTTCGGGCCTTTGCCTATATTCGCAGCTTAGGGCCGGACGGGCTGCGCAAGGCTACGGAAATGGCGGTGCTCAACGCCAATTACCTGCGCGCGCGTCTCGAGGAAACCTACCATTTGCCCTACAAGGCGCGCTCCCTGCACGAAGTCGTGTTCAGCGACCGCAAGCTCGCGGGCGGATGCCGGACCCTGGATCTGGCCAAGCGCCTGATCGACTACGGCTTTCATCCGCCGACCATTTATTTTCCCCTGGTGGTGGCCGGGGCCATCATGATCGAGCCGACCGAGAGTGAAAGCCTTGAATCCATCGATGAGTTTTGCGAGGCCATGCTTGCCATCGCGCGGGAAGCCGAAACGCAGCCCGAGTTGCTCAAGGAGGCGCCGCGGCGCACGCGGGTCGGCCGCCTCGATGAGACGCGTGCCGCGCGCCGGCCGCGCCTGCGCTGGGATGGCGGTGGGCAAGTAGGGGAAGGGCAGGAGTAGGTTTCTGCTTAGCCGCCGCCGAAAATGAAGGTGCGGCCGATCCGGTATTGGAAAAAGGCGAAGATGGTGAGAGACTCCTCCTCATAGGCGCGCGGCAGCGGGCCGTAGGAGGCCCCGCGCCACACGGCGCGCACCGCCTCCTGATCGAGGGCGGTGGAACCGGAACTCTCCATGACCTGAACGCTCGCCACGCTGCCGTCGCGATTGACCGTGATTTTGAGCAGGCTGGTGCCTTCCTCGCCGCGTTCGG
Proteins encoded in this region:
- the gcvPB gene encoding aminomethyl-transferring glycine dehydrogenase subunit GcvPB encodes the protein MTQVGTSGLQLNEKLLFEHSDKGRKGYSLPALDVPAAQLPAELVRTDIRGFPELSELDVVRHFTRLSTWNYGVDSGFYPLGSCTMKYNPKVNEVACRLPGFAGLHPHAPEDLSQGALELMYQLQQDLAETSGLPAVTLQPGAGAHGELAGMLMIRAWHEARGSRRGKVLIPDTAHGTNPATAALCGYQVIPVSSEGVLRAAAVAELMDEDVAALMITNPNTLGLFESEITEICRIVHERGGLVYCDGANLNALMGISRPGDLGIDVMHFNLHKTFATPHGGGGPGAGPVGVTAELAPFLPVPVVVRDEEGIRLDFERPQSIGTLKGFYGHFGVLVRAFAYIRSLGPDGLRKATEMAVLNANYLRARLEETYHLPYKARSLHEVVFSDRKLAGGCRTLDLAKRLIDYGFHPPTIYFPLVVAGAIMIEPTESESLESIDEFCEAMLAIAREAETQPELLKEAPRRTRVGRLDETRAARRPRLRWDGGGQVGEGQE
- a CDS encoding methylenetetrahydrofolate reductase, which encodes MSHFSERLAGGEFVVTAEIAPPKGVALDLALGQADALPAEVVAVNVTDNQSANMRMAPLALAALLRQRGVEPILQMTCRDRNRMALQADLLAAAALGIENLLLLSGDHPRFGDHPQARPVFDLDSVQLLQAVQALMAGRDLAGRALTSAPVFCPGAAVTPEAEPFDLMFQKVQKKAAAGARFFQTQAVFSEEALARFMEHVRPLGVPVVMGVLLLKNARMARFLNEHIPGVRVPSDLINRLALAEDPLREGVEIARGLVATARRHCQGVHLMTLGCEDRISEILC
- a CDS encoding methylenetetrahydrofolate reductase C-terminal domain-containing protein; this encodes MIISRQKDKAELLHHLEGKHKLFLVGCAACATACKAGGEEEIFQMQDWLAAHDREVTGSVVIQEACHIMRVARDLRQHRTAVQEADALLVLTCGAGVQSLSANTEKRVIGALDSLFLGNVRRLGQYEEKCSLCGDCILNETAGICPVTNCAKSLLNGPCGGMEDGRCEADRDNDCAWLLIYERLTRQGRQGVFARVVPNKDWGRRHQPGRHRL
- the gcvH gene encoding glycine cleavage system protein GcvH, with translation MEFPEDLKYTEEHEWVLVEDELVTVGITDFAQDSLGDVVFVELPEVGVKVEAGKAFGVVESVKAVSDIYSPVTGEVVEVNEELPETPEILNTSPYEDGWMVKIRLSDPGELDELLDAESYREFIEEL
- the gcvT gene encoding glycine cleavage system aminomethyltransferase GcvT — encoded protein: MLKRTALYSVHRELGARMVEFGGWEMPVQYRGVIEEHLAVRHAAGLFDVSHMGEIEVQGRDALAFLQELTINDVARLANGQAQYTAMCYPDGGVVDDLLLYRFDAEHYLLCVNAANTEKDFAWIEQVLEDSQLSAVTCRNVSADFAQLALQGPGAALILSRLTDTDLSRIAGYHFYEGLVAQVPTLISRTGYTGEDGFELYSHPESAETLWNHLLAAGREDGLVPVGLGARDTLRLEMKYPLYGHELSPEISPLEAGLGWITRLEKSSFIGRQALLRQKEQGIARCLVGLRLTDAGVPRAGYPVYHGGEPIGIVTSGTLSPSLRQGIAIALVRSDVRRPGTLLEIGIRRRRVAAEIVKTPFVAR
- the gcvPA gene encoding aminomethyl-transferring glycine dehydrogenase subunit GcvPA, with the protein product MRYIPHTEEDVRHMLAAIGAGSVEELFCEIPSAARLKRPLQLPAARSESELLAELAELALRNATAETHRMFLGGGAYNHFIPAAVDHLISRSEFYTAYTPYQPEISQGTLQAIFEFQTLICQLTGMDVANASMYDGASACAEAVLMAARATKRARVLLARSLHPDYRATVATYCRYLDLELVEIDFDASGRTDPDRLQAELDERCAALVLGYPNFFGVIEDLGTAARLASGHGARLIAAVQEPLALGLLKPPAELGADIVVGEGQSFGLPLAFGGPYLGFFAARSQDLRNLPGRLVGETLDVNGRRGFVLTLATREQHIRREKATSNICSNQGLCALAATIYLALLGRRGLRETAEHNLAKAAYARKQIAALSGFTIPFSGEVFNEFVVEGPKKAADVLRRVQEQGILGGIPLVRWYPDMPQRFLVCVTEQNRRDDIDALCAALAGGAL